AGCATATTAGGAAGCAATCTGATGGCAAATACGACTGCTACCACGACCATCAACAACGCCCAGAAGAACCATTTTCTCATACCGCAAAACCTCCATAGAGACCATAATAGTAATCAAGTCTATTATAATCTTATTCCTGTTCTATGCCCAAATGGAATGGGTTCTGAATACCTTTAGTGAGAACTCCTCACAATCGTTAGTCGGAGACTCGCATACTGTTTAACACGTCTAACCATGTTGCCTTTCATTTGTTTCCCTGTGGGTAAATTTTAACCTAATACCTGGCATAAGGGGCGATCAATATGCTAGAATCTACTTGATAGAAAAATCACAATCTAGTTTCTTCTCTCTCAATAACTGAAGATTTCGAATGGAGGTGCTGTTCGGTGCCCGTGACAATTACCATTAACGGCAAGGACTATTCCGTGAAAGAGGATCAGAGTATTCTTGAGGCTTGCCGTGAAGTTGGAATGGATATTCCAACGCTCTGTTATCACCCTGCCCTCTCTGTTGTTGGATCATGCAGGGTCTGTGTCGTCGAGGTTGAGGGAGCTCGTAATCTCTCGCCCGCATGCGCAACTCAGGTCGCTGATGGAATGAAGATTAAGACGAATTCTGAAAGAGTGAACAAGGCCGTAAGATTCAACCTTGGTCTTCTGCTTTCAAATCACCCCAATGA
This Mesotoga infera DNA region includes the following protein-coding sequences:
- a CDS encoding 2Fe-2S iron-sulfur cluster binding domain-containing protein, whose protein sequence is MPVTITINGKDYSVKEDQSILEACREVGMDIPTLCYHPALSVVGSCRVCVVEVEGARNLSPACATQVADGMKIKTNSERVNKAVRFNLGLLLSNHPN